The nucleotide sequence CCTGTCGCCCGATGCCGTGCCGGTGTCCAGTTTCACGATCGGGATCGACACTCCCGAGGTCGTGCGGGAAAAAGTGCGCGAGGCAAAGAACTGCCCGGTGCTGAAAGTCAAAGTGGGCGGCCCGCAGGATATGGACGTGCTGGAAGTGGTGCGCCGGGAAGCTCCGGAGGCCGTGATCCGGGTGGACGCCAACTGCGGCTGGGAACCGCATCACGCGCTGAGGATGATCCACCAGTTGGCCGAGGAGGGAGTGGAGTTTGTCGAGCAGCCCCTGCCGGCAGCGGATATCGAGAGCCAGCGCTGGCTGTACGAAAAAAGCCCGCTGCCGCTGATGGCCGACGAGAGCTGCGAGCGCCTGGAGGATATCCAAAACTGCGTGGGCCGCTTCGACATGATCAATATCAAGCTCTCCAAGTGCGGAGGCCTCCGTCACGCGCTGAAAATGATCGGCGCCGCACGGGCCCACGGCATGGAGATCATGCTGGGCTGCATGCTGGAATCGAGCATCCAGATCACCGCCGCGGCCCAGATCAGTCCGCTGGTGGATTACGCCGACCTCGACGGCGCGGAGCTGCTGGCCAACGATCCGTTCACGGGCGTGGAATTCAACAACGGGAAGCTGGTGCTGCCGCACGGGCCGGGGCTGGGAGTGGAGCGGAAG is from Candidatus Glassbacteria bacterium and encodes:
- a CDS encoding dipeptide epimerase; the protein is MKISWEPISLTTKHTFKIAREELTGDRFDNVIVRLEHEGIVGWGEAAPFFIYGDNQRTVIAALETWQPFIERWEDPWQSEKMMAELDGVLEGNFAAKSAVDCALYDLQGKLAELPVYRMLGLSPDAVPVSSFTIGIDTPEVVREKVREAKNCPVLKVKVGGPQDMDVLEVVRREAPEAVIRVDANCGWEPHHALRMIHQLAEEGVEFVEQPLPAADIESQRWLYEKSPLPLMADESCERLEDIQNCVGRFDMINIKLSKCGGLRHALKMIGAARAHGMEIMLGCMLESSIQITAAAQISPLVDYADLDGAELLANDPFTGVEFNNGKLVLPHGPGLGVERK